A part of Liolophura sinensis isolate JHLJ2023 chromosome 1, CUHK_Ljap_v2, whole genome shotgun sequence genomic DNA contains:
- the LOC135467829 gene encoding lipoyl synthase, mitochondrial-like, which yields MNAQRSFVWSACTVYNRALQRHFSLSGVRSSNSKLSKEQREKIADGPSLSDFVSGDGPDKWEWKEKLKLEKSAGRLRLPPWLRTTIASGENYSRLRKDLRKLKLHTVCEEAKCPNIGECWGGGAEKTATATIMLLGDTCTRGCRFCSVKTSRAPPPPDPEEPLNTATAVAAWGLDYVVLTSVDRDDLKDGGSNHFAHTVREIKRLKPEMLVECLTPDFRGDLEAVTLVANSGLDVYAHNVETVEELQKFVRDPRANYQQSLAVLKHVKDTNPSLVTKTSLMLGLGETDEQILKTMADLRAIGVDCLTLGQYMQPTKRHLKVKEYIRPEKYEYWEEVGNKMGFAYTASGPLVRSSYKAGEFFIKNLLKKRRET from the coding sequence ATGAACGCCCAGAGAAGCTTTGTGTGGTCAGCCTGCACAGTCTACAACAGAGCTCTCCAAAGACATTTCTCACTCTCTGGCGTGAGATCGTCAAACTCTAAGCTATCCAAAGAGCAGAGAGAAAAGATAGCTGATGGCCCAAGTCTCAGTGATTTTGTTTCGGGAGATGGGCCTGACAAATGGGAGTGGAAGGAAAAGCTGAAACTAGAGAAGTCAGCGGGAAGACTGAGGTTGCCACCATGGCTCAGGACGACCATTGCGTCAGGGGAGAACTACAGCCGACTGAGGAAGGACCTGAGAAAGCTTAAGCTCCATACGGTCTGTGAAGAAGCTAAGTGTCCTAACATTGGGGAATGTTGGGGAGGTGGAGCAGAAAAGACAGCCACGGCCACTATCATGTTGCTGGGAGACACATGTACCCGAGGCTGTAGGTTCTGCTCTGTGAAAACCTCCAGGGCACCTCCACCGCCCGACCCTGAGGAACCTTTGAATACAGCTACGGCAGTGGCAGCCTGGGGATTGGATTATGTCGTCCTGACATCTGTTGACAGAGATGACCTGAAAGATGGAGGGTCAAATCACTTTGCACACACAGTACGAGAAATCAAACGGTTAAAGCCAGAAATGTTAGTAGAATGCCTCACGCCTGATTTCCGAGGTGATCTGGAAGCTGTAACTCTGGTGGCTAACTCAGGTCTGGATGTATATGCTCACAATGTGGAAACCGTTGAGGAGCTTCAGAAGTTTGTCCGAGATCCACGAGCGAACTACCAGCAATCTCTCGCTGTCCTTAAACATGTGAAGGACACAAACCCAAGTCTTGTGACGAAAACTTCGCTGATGTTGGGATTAGGAGAGACAGATGAACAGATATTGAAAACTATGGCAGACCTGAGAGCCATAGGGGTAGACTGTCTTACATTAGGTCAGTACATGCAGCCAACTAAACGCCATCTTAAAGTGAAGGAATACATACGCCCAGAAAAGTATGAGTACTGGGAAGAGGTGGGAAACAAGATGGGCTTTGCTTACACGGCCAGTGGACCTTTGGTACGCTCATCTTACAAGGCTGGggaatttttcattaaaaactTACTGAAGAAAAGACGGGAGACTTAA
- the LOC135467835 gene encoding LYR motif containing protein 1-like, producing the protein MALKKEVLSLYRRILRLSRTWEATNPTATTAERDYIASEARVLFRQNKQIDSDEEIQQHIREAEARIEIAKHYQNPYPRLTNIPQQVLPLTGHKVKKGQQRALKQSTPVYLKSLYDTRRK; encoded by the exons ATGGCTTTAAAGAAGGAGGTGCTGTCATTATATAGACGTATTCTTCGCCTGTCAAGGACGTGGGAGGCAACCAACCCTACAGCTACCACTGCAGAGAGAGATTACATAGCCTCAGAGGCCAGAGTTCTTTTCAGGCAGAATAAACAG ATTGACAGTGATGAGGAAATCCAACAGCACATTAGAGAAGCTGAAGCTAGAATTGAAATAG CCAAGCATTACCAAAATCCATACCCACGACTG ACAAACATTCCTCAGCAAGTTTTACCTTTAACTGGACATAAAGTGAAGAAAGGACAACAAAGAGCACTGAAACAGTCCACCCCCGTTTATCTGAAATCACTTTATGACACTAGGAGAAAATAA
- the LOC135472687 gene encoding lysophosphatidic acid receptor 6-like, with the protein MVSERNTHLAVIPTSMSYVSGDNHSDPNEGMNATVFLTLSIIVVLIGLVGNSFNFILFSTVRYRLFSFAVYVRILAVSDSFVLLVNIIEEINSNVLNGIFFTTRVLCNLSLFITFFGKLLSSLLVIAVAVDRYIAVVYPLHRNVLCTLRRANAVSVCLVLLSASLCLTAVIWHEAEVDNNSVIMNKTNGSGDSTCPNFESEVFDLYGTVIQLLFVIVGPVCVVSLLNVRVLWAVKSHVKLRALSSNNQVDVGLPVKMTVTLVATTLSSVIFHIPLIIVEFMEFGNVAILDNAWRWTSLVQMLNYALNFYIIVIHGREYRQALKRAFGLGTPVPRSVNSVQTYRTLDGTVNNSTCSISIVST; encoded by the coding sequence ATGGTGTCTGAGAGAAACACCCACCTGGCAGTGATACCAACCAGCATGTCCTACGTTTCTGGTGATAACCACAGTGATCcaaatgaaggaatgaatgccACTGTCTTTCTAACTTTGTCCATCATTGTCGTCCTCATTGGACTGGTCGGAAAcagttttaacttcattttgttCAGCACCGTGAGGTATAGGCTCTTCTCTTTTGCTGTGTACGTGAGAATATTGGCCGTTAGTGACAGCTTTGTTCTTCTTGTGAACATCATTGAGGAAATCAACAGTAACGTTCTAAATGGAATTTTCTTCACAACACGTGTCCTGTGTAATTTAAGccttttcatcacattttttgGCAAACTTTTATCATCTCTATTGGTGATTGCAGTAGCAGTGGATCGCTATATCGCCGTGGTTTACCCTCTACATAGAAATGTGCTTTGTACGTTACGACGTGCCAATGCCGTGTCGGTATGTCTTGTGTTATTGTCTGCTAGCTTATGTCTGACTGCCGTAATTTGGCATGAAGCTGAAGTAGATAATAACTCTGTAAttatgaacaaaacaaatggGTCTGGCGATTCCACATGCCCTAACTTTGAAAGCGAGGTCTTTGATTTGTATGGCACAGTTATACAACTACTGTTTGTGATCGTGGGTCCGGTGTGTGTTGTCTCCTTGTTGAATGTGAGGGTACTCTGGGCCGTCAAGTCTCACGTCAAACTCCGCGCACTTTCTTCTAACAATCAGGTAGATGTAGGATTGCCGGTGAAAATGACGGTCACTCTGGTTGCGACTACCTTGTCGTCCGTCATATTTCATATTCCCCTGATAATTGTAGAATTCATGGAATTCGGCAATGTTGCTATTTTGGACAATGCTTGGCGATGGACAAGTCTAGTACAGATGCTGAACTACGCTTTAAATTTTTACATCATTGTTATTCATGGGCGGGAATACCGACAGGCGTTAAAACGTGCATTTGGCTTGGGTACTCCTGTACCAAGATCGGTTAACAGCGTACAGACTTATCGTACCCTTGATGGAACCGTCAATAACTCTACATGTTCGATATCGATTGTGAGTACATGA